A window of Onychostoma macrolepis isolate SWU-2019 chromosome 01, ASM1243209v1, whole genome shotgun sequence contains these coding sequences:
- the cabp2a gene encoding calcium-binding protein 2a, which produces MMGAKPSKRSSVKKGVPPLEGSGQPLASAVLRGSGDAAAEDEDDEELGQQFEEPICALVQNCTMLHNIVGPACIFLRQSFAQAQLDRDLRPEEIEELKEAFREFDKDKDGFISCKDLGECMRTMGYMPTEMELIELSQQICGGRVDFEDFVDLMGPKMLAETADMIGVKELRDAFREFDSDGDGQISLAELREAMKKLMGEQLNHREIDEILRDVDLNGDGQVDFEEFVRMMSR; this is translated from the exons ATGATGGGAGCGAAGCCATCTAAAAGAAGCAGCGTGAAGAAG GGGGTCCCGCCCCTGGAAGGCAGTGGACAGCCATTGGCATCCGCCGTGTTAAGAGGCAGCGGTGATGCGGCAgctgaggatgaggatgatgaagagCTGGGCCAGCAGTTTGAGGAGCCGATATGTGCTCTGGTTCAGAACTGTACCATGCTACACAACATCGTGGGCCCAGCCTGCATCTTTCTCCGGCAAAGCTTCGCTCAGGCTCAACtc GACAGAGATCTACGGCCAGAGGAAATTGAAG AGTTGAAAGAAGCCTTCCGGGAATTTGACAAAGACAAGGACGGCTTCATTAGCTGTAAGGATCTGGGCGAGTGCATGAGGACGATGGGCTACATGCCCACAGAAATGGAGCTGATTGAACTCAGTCAGCAGATCT GTGGTGGTAGAGTGGATTTCGAGGACTTTGTAGACCTGATGGGCCCAAAGATGCTGGCTGAGACAGCAGACATGATCGGAGTGAAAGAACTGAGAGATGCTTTTAGAGAG TTTGATTCCGATGGTGATGGTCAGATCAGTCTGGCTGAACTAAGGGAAGCCATGAAGAAGCTGATGGGAGAGCAGCTCAACCACAGAGAGATTGATGAGATCCTCAGGGATGTTGACCTCAATGGAGACGGGCAGGTTGACTTTGAAG AGTTTGTCCGAATGATGTCTCGCTAA
- the slc43a3a gene encoding solute carrier family 43 member 3a isoform X1 has translation MLACKGSSGTGVRYKLTLATGLLECLCFAGVVFGWASLVFVLKTDGYFSDLCINATDASGELGTDCSLQDENFSLVFTVASFMNNFLTLPNGFIYDHFGTMATRFLAIILYTTGTLIVALSNKALSILLFPALSFVAVGGILFLMTNMQVGNLFGSHRSTIITVYNGAFDSSSVIFLIIKVLYERGVSLRSSFLFLSACNLIHLLRTLFLMPKSHIPYPIPDDYKYGMSCAKSHSYNVEQYEAERDPSSDRGRGVADEPLETTDNSEKDSFRSCVLSWFFLWHLIWLSVMQLRHYFFIGTLNPMLNRLANQDPGTVSEYTNAFAFTQLCGVLCAPWNGLLMDRHKRKPLDPGVSEREADLRSSVLSLLLTSLQCLLFSICASIPFLPLQCGTFILQVLNRSFLYGGNAAFISIAFPARHFGKLYGLVMSLSAVVSLLQYPCFALNKVLGGDPFYVNIILTVLTLLAFIHPVYVFLHCRELAKQRENSQSILEASIQETSMY, from the exons ATGCTGGCATGCAAGGGATCATCTGGGACGGGGGTGAGATACAAACTGACTCTGGCTACAGGACTGCTGGAGTGCTTGTGTTTTGCTGGAGTCGTGTTTGGTTGGGCGTCTCTCGTGTTTGTCCTAAAGACAGATGGTTACTTCAGCGATTTGTGCATCAATGCGACAGACGCTAGTGGAGAACTTGGCACAG ATTGCAGTCTGCAAGATGAGAATTTCTCATTGGTTTTTACCGTGGCCTCCTTCATGAACAACTTTCTCACTCTGCCCAACGGATTCATCTACGACCATTTTGGCACGATGGCAACGCGATTTTTGGCTAT AATTCTTTATACCACCGGCACTCTTATTGTGGCATTGTCCAATAAAG CTCTCTCTATCTTGCTTTTTCCTGCTTTGTCCTTCGTTGCTGTGGGAGGTATTTTATTTCTAATGACAAATATGCAG GTTGGGAATCTTTTTGGCTCTCATAGATCGACAATTATTACAGTCTATAATGGGGCCTTTGACTCTTCGTCAGTTATCTTTCTTATCATCAAG GTGCTCTATGAGAGAGGGGTTTCTCTTCGCTCCTCATTTCTCTTCCTCTCGGCCTGTAATCTCATTCATCTCCTCCGGACTCTTTTCCTTATGCCAAAATCACACATTCCCTATCCCATCCCGGACGACTACAAATATGG GATGAGCTGTGCTAAATCACATAGCTACAATGTTGAACAGTATGAGGCAGAGCGAGACCCGAGTTCGGACAGAGGCAGAGGTGTAGCTGATGAGCCACTGGAGACAACAGACAACTCTGAGAAAG ACAGTTTTAGGAGCTGTGTTCTGTCCTGGTTCTTCCTGTGGCACCTCATATGGCTGTCAGTCATGCAGCTGCGGCATTATTTCTTCATTGGAACTCTGAATCCAATGCTGAACAGACTGGCCAACCAAGACCCAGGCACTG TGAGTGAGTACACCAATGCATTTGCTTTCACCCAGCTCTGTGGAGTTCTCTGTGCTCCCTGGAATGGACTGCTAATGGACAGACACAAAAGAAAACCCCTAGATCCAG GTGTGTCTGAACGGGAAGCAGACCTGCGCTCGTCTGTTCTGTCTCTCCTCCTCACCTCTCTGCAGTGCCTATTGTTCTCCATCTGTGCAAGCATTCCCTTCCTCCCTCTCCAGTGCGGCACGTTCATCCTTCAGGTGCTTAACCGCTCTTTTCTGTACGGAGGGAATGCTGCATTCATCAGCATAGC GTTTCCTGCCCGTCATTTTGGAAAGCTGTATGGTCTAGTGATGTCCCTATCAGCTGTGGTGTCATTGCTGCAGTATCCCTGCTTCGCCCTCAACAAAGTTCTTGGAGGAGACCCCTTCTAT GTGAACATCATCTTGACTGTCCTGACTCTACTGGCTTTCATTCATCCTGTCTATGTGTTTCTTCACTGCAGAGAGCTGGCAAAACAGCGAGAGAATTCACAGAGTATTTTAGAAGCCTCCATACAGGAAACatcaatgtattaa
- the slc43a3a gene encoding solute carrier family 43 member 3a isoform X2: MNNFLTLPNGFIYDHFGTMATRFLAIILYTTGTLIVALSNKALSILLFPALSFVAVGGILFLMTNMQVGNLFGSHRSTIITVYNGAFDSSSVIFLIIKVLYERGVSLRSSFLFLSACNLIHLLRTLFLMPKSHIPYPIPDDYKYGMSCAKSHSYNVEQYEAERDPSSDRGRGVADEPLETTDNSEKDSFRSCVLSWFFLWHLIWLSVMQLRHYFFIGTLNPMLNRLANQDPGTVSEYTNAFAFTQLCGVLCAPWNGLLMDRHKRKPLDPGVSEREADLRSSVLSLLLTSLQCLLFSICASIPFLPLQCGTFILQVLNRSFLYGGNAAFISIAFPARHFGKLYGLVMSLSAVVSLLQYPCFALNKVLGGDPFYVNIILTVLTLLAFIHPVYVFLHCRELAKQRENSQSILEASIQETSMY, encoded by the exons ATGAACAACTTTCTCACTCTGCCCAACGGATTCATCTACGACCATTTTGGCACGATGGCAACGCGATTTTTGGCTAT AATTCTTTATACCACCGGCACTCTTATTGTGGCATTGTCCAATAAAG CTCTCTCTATCTTGCTTTTTCCTGCTTTGTCCTTCGTTGCTGTGGGAGGTATTTTATTTCTAATGACAAATATGCAG GTTGGGAATCTTTTTGGCTCTCATAGATCGACAATTATTACAGTCTATAATGGGGCCTTTGACTCTTCGTCAGTTATCTTTCTTATCATCAAG GTGCTCTATGAGAGAGGGGTTTCTCTTCGCTCCTCATTTCTCTTCCTCTCGGCCTGTAATCTCATTCATCTCCTCCGGACTCTTTTCCTTATGCCAAAATCACACATTCCCTATCCCATCCCGGACGACTACAAATATGG GATGAGCTGTGCTAAATCACATAGCTACAATGTTGAACAGTATGAGGCAGAGCGAGACCCGAGTTCGGACAGAGGCAGAGGTGTAGCTGATGAGCCACTGGAGACAACAGACAACTCTGAGAAAG ACAGTTTTAGGAGCTGTGTTCTGTCCTGGTTCTTCCTGTGGCACCTCATATGGCTGTCAGTCATGCAGCTGCGGCATTATTTCTTCATTGGAACTCTGAATCCAATGCTGAACAGACTGGCCAACCAAGACCCAGGCACTG TGAGTGAGTACACCAATGCATTTGCTTTCACCCAGCTCTGTGGAGTTCTCTGTGCTCCCTGGAATGGACTGCTAATGGACAGACACAAAAGAAAACCCCTAGATCCAG GTGTGTCTGAACGGGAAGCAGACCTGCGCTCGTCTGTTCTGTCTCTCCTCCTCACCTCTCTGCAGTGCCTATTGTTCTCCATCTGTGCAAGCATTCCCTTCCTCCCTCTCCAGTGCGGCACGTTCATCCTTCAGGTGCTTAACCGCTCTTTTCTGTACGGAGGGAATGCTGCATTCATCAGCATAGC GTTTCCTGCCCGTCATTTTGGAAAGCTGTATGGTCTAGTGATGTCCCTATCAGCTGTGGTGTCATTGCTGCAGTATCCCTGCTTCGCCCTCAACAAAGTTCTTGGAGGAGACCCCTTCTAT GTGAACATCATCTTGACTGTCCTGACTCTACTGGCTTTCATTCATCCTGTCTATGTGTTTCTTCACTGCAGAGAGCTGGCAAAACAGCGAGAGAATTCACAGAGTATTTTAGAAGCCTCCATACAGGAAACatcaatgtattaa